In Triplophysa dalaica isolate WHDGS20190420 chromosome 19, ASM1584641v1, whole genome shotgun sequence, the sequence CGCGGCTCAAGAAATTAAAGAGAATATTCATTTCTGTGTGAACTTGAAGTGTGCAGCTTCACTGGGCTGATATTTTCTatctctgttttcttttttctctctttgaaacaaatgaaattgaAGCAGCGCATTTTAATATCACGTCTCTTTCTGTTGGGTCTGGTGCTGGAAGTACATAGTGTGACTGCCATCATTATTCCTCTGTGAGCTAACGGTACtcttttataaaactgtgatTTAGAAAAGCATATCACTGCATTGGTGTAATGCGAATACATTCTGTATACCTATATCCGATATTAATCTGCTTTTTGTGAGAGAACAGTTTTGAAATacctaaaaaaaattgatggctttaataaaaattatcGAATTGCAGAATCCTCACAATTCAGTgatgtctgacagcagacaaAGCAGATGATGCTCTTTAACTCAGTTTTAATGACAGTTGTTGTAAAACATATTGCGTAGTTGTTCAAAGTTTGAGAATCACATCTGACTGGTCATGATAGGCagttaatcattaaaaaaagaagatgTACTTTTTTGCAGTCTCAACGTCTTTTTTCTTCTCAACATTAATTACAATCGTGTAATTTTTTGTCATCACCTCACAGATGGCAATATTATTTGCAATACACAATGGTGCTTGGAACTCGGCCAGATGCTGTCTTAATATGGATTTGATCATCTGGAACTTTGGCAGTTTGTCAATTAGTCaaattttccaagaaaaaatggcctgtttagtttttttttttgtcacatttgtaTTGTAATccaacacaaagaaaaaacaaatgcttaGTCAAAGCACAATGTTGAAGTttgaaaacaaagttttaataaaatgatcagttataaatgataaaacataatCTAAACATACTGTAGGATGCTCAAAAGTGAATAAGTGATCAATGCGGATATTTAAAGCTCaaagtataaaataacattgaatAAGATTTAATcccatttaattaatttgtgtgGAAGATAAATATTTGGGTGCCTAAACATGTATGAATGTTTTCTACAACAAAATATCCATATTGATCTCTTTTCAAGTGATGAAGTGGATTGGTTAAAAATTGTCTATATTGTTCGAAATTAACTTTAacaaaaatttgtaaaaaaaatcaaaaaaaaaaaacctgggGACCAGATGGTTAAATGAAATTGTCTccacatattttttacatatactTCATCATTTAAGTTAAATTTCTCTAAATTAACCCTGCCTTTTTTGCTTCAAATAGTCATTCTTTCAATGAACTGAAGAATGACatcaatataaacataaaattagAAAACATCACTCACTTTGCATGCTCTCCTGTATAATTTTGATTGAAAAAGTGCACGTGGTAGACGTACCTGCCATGGCCCGCGTCTGCTTTCAAATGGGGGATTATGTTTAAAGCTCACTGTGTATTGTTCAACGTGACACGGTCAATTCATCATTAGTTTTGAGAAGAAAACGGATGAGTACACTTTCAATTTAGTTCACAGCCTTTCTTCATTCATCATGCGTCTTCATCATCCATCATTTCCTCCCCTTGAtttgtacaaaaaaacacactttcatAAGTTTAATGCAATTAATCATGAGGCGAGATCATTTTCTATTAATGGACCACAAccattatttcattattcatttgATGAACTTGCACAGTGTGTTTCTGGGAGCTGTGATAATAATCGTGGCTCATAAAGCATGAAAACGCGCCACTCCGGATCTGTTGCTTTGTTTCTGTATATACAATCCGCCTGAACCGCTTGCCTGCTCTGCCGTCTGACTGGAGCTTTCGTCTTCATATAACAAGTCCTGATAAATTGGAAAAGTTGCGAGGAAAGATGAGATCTGACCCGAAAAACAAAAGCAATCACAGTAAAGGGTAAAACGCCCAGAACGGTGAACCGAGACAGCTCTCCCATTCAAGGTGAAATTCTGCCCCCGTGTCcataaaaagagaaacatgCGTACACACAAAAAGCAACAATTTATGATCTTGttacttgaattgaattatttaaaactgaCCGGTTTCTTCGTAAACTATAAGTAATCTTACAATGCTCTGAAAGTTCTGACGTATAATTCAAATGAATCTTTGAATGGCCGTGTGCAATACAACACACtagtatgtgtttttgtttcgcTGGTCTTTGACTTTTTCAAACAACACAAAGATTGGTTATGTGTCTTAGTTAAAAACTAAGTACAAGTGAAACATCTGCTGTAGGATCCTGTAACAAAACTTCAGCAGATTATAAGAACACAATTATTGTCTTGAATCTCACGGCAGATCAATCAACACTCAACTCAAAGAAGTTCCCACTCCATTTAAGCTCaatcaaaaagagaaaaaaaatcaatggcgTCTAACTATAGCCAGTTTCATTAAGGAATGTTAATCAGATAGAATTGCAAATGAGCCGGCCACATGATTTCTCTTTCGCACCCTGCCAATATACAGTAGATACTCTTGAGGAAACATTACATCATTTTGAAAACAAGCAGACTGATCTAATCTCACCTGTTGAAGAACACGTTACTTCATGCAAACGAACTCAAATTCAACCCTTTACGCAACTAAATATTTGAcgaaaacactttttttggggggtgtgAGACTCGGACATGTTTTGGACATAGTGTACCATGTTAAAGCATCATGCACATTCTTTGGTTTCAGTTATGGTCCGGTTGAAGACGTGTTTGACCACCATGACAAAAGCCGAGCATACttctttgtattatttttccTCCCGTCAGACACTCGCCGGCCGTTTCATTTGGACCGTGTACATTCTTGCTAATCCATTTCTTTCAGTCATGGCCCTCTGTAAACAAGCACAGAGGCGTAAGTTGTGGAGCTGCTATATTTGGATGAAAGTGTGAACATCAATTTTAAAATTCATGAACATGAGCATTATTGACACTATGTAAACACTTCCTAGGCATTTGgttgtttcaataaaataaatcattcaattaaatataatgATGAAAAGAGTGAGAAACCGTAGCAGGTGCTATTCAGCTCGGTCTTGTGAGTAACATTTAATTCATCAAGGCATTATCATAAAACCAGACTGCGTTTAATAGGGCGTTTGGGCATATTCAAGCACTAAAACTCCTCCCAAGGTGCCGAGCTTTTAGAGGAAAAGAGAGTCCAGTATTCCTCTATTGATTTTCCCCTAAGAGACATATTGTACCTCAAGATCGCATGCATTAGCTCGGGAGGTCTGCTGGAATCACAGAAAGGATTGTAGaacaatgtatttaaaaaatatttggctCTAACTAATGGCAGGGCCTCGGCGGAGCCCGGGGTCATTTACTCTTCTGATTAGGTAAACCACTCAGTTCCAGGCAAACTGTGATTTAAAATGATGTCCAGCTTGAACTACATTCTCCAGGAATATGATCTAATTTAGcgatttattcatatttactgAGTGTACTGGCATTACATTTGTATAGATCAGATGTGGGTAAAAAACAGAATTCgggaaaatcaaatcaaaatagCGAGACACGACCGCCTATCGTATGGGGTCTGCGTTCGAGGCTCTGCCGAGGTCACTTCTATGCTTTTTATGATGTCGCTTTGAAATCTATCCGAATCACATTAAATTGGATATAAAGATGTGCAGACACATACATCACAGTAAATGGTGTGCCAGAGCACTGCTCGTGGAGAATCCCACCTCAACAATCAGGTTATAAAATCGGCTTCAGATCCGATTAATAATTTACAATCCTGTTAGGGGAgaacaaacatttctgttcaaGCAATTTAAGTTGCTGGACTGTTATTAAAGCCCAGTGTAGCCTTTCACAGGGGTTGGAGGATCGTCTGGAGATGCTGCactcagacagagagagagagagagagagagagatgtaagCCTCCTCCAGCCCTCTGTGCCAGAGAATAACTATGTTCTATTTCACACTTGATGCTTTCTTTATTAAACTGCCATCACAGTAAGCACACATTGCTCACACTCTGCTGTTTGAAATCACCATGACTGCACGCTCTGCTTTCCTTTGCTAGGAAACTTTGAGTTTGTGCGGTAAAACGTTGGTGTCTAATGACTTTATAATGGCAGGCGTTCCAATGGAGCTCCAAGTAAAATGAGCTCGTGCTCCTGCAATCTAGAACTCAATGTGCTTTGTGCATCAGCCGTCACTAATTGACAGACCCGAGATAGATTTGCCTTTTCGCATCGGGCTGAGAAGTGatcactttattttaattcaaagaatTGTTTTGGTTGACACATTTTACATTGGGGGGTTACTGACACACTTCAAGGATTCTTGAATTATGGGGTTTATCAGTCACATTCATAAGCATTATTATTACTttgaaatgaatacaaataatgAATTGAAATCTTTTATTGAGAAAGATATTAGTGATTTGAGTTATTTGACCTGGCTCAACTTTCCATTGGTTTGGTAAGAGTGACCTCTAGTGTTCACAAGAGAGCAGTCCACATAAGGTCCTTAATACATTACAgctcacattttaaaaacattcctCTATGTAGTCTTTAAGAAATCATGTAACAGGAATATAATCTAAGCGTGCAAAAAAGTGACCGTTATAACATGCAATGCCTTTCATTTCCACCAAACATTTAGGaacaaatgaaatgtttcaaatgaGTGAATGCTGTAACTCTGCATCAGCACAATGATCATGTGCTTTCATGCTGCAATTACAGATTTAAGACGatcaaaatacacaaacacagaagaaaaaacatgcaCCCGTGGatcataataaaacacattttccagtttacaataaaacatcacTGTATCAAACACCAATAGAACCTTACTGGTTAAAGGTGAAGGACGGACGTTTTTCCCACTTTCAAATGAAGTTCATGAATACTAAGAGTTGGTGTTTATGTGGGACCCACAGAGTTCTCGTGACAGTCTGTGCCCACAATCATACTGCTGTACATCTTCTGCTGTTCCTCCTTATATGACTCTTTTACCTTTGCTCTCTTCAGTCCTCCGTCCCTGCGGCACAACAGTATTTCAGTCCACATCAAACGTGATGAACTGATTTAACATGCCGATGATCTTGCTTTGTGTAGCGTAGCGTTTTACATCCATGTAATGTAGATTCTACACATCACAATTCAAACGTTTATTATATGCACTGTACATGTGACGTCTGTTCTCTTACCAGGACAGATCAACCAGTCCTCCCTGATTCGCTATGGCCGATTTGACCCTGTTTGCAAATTGAACAGCATCCTCCCCATTCTAATCAGAGACAATGcggtcatttaaaataaatgtaattctgAAACTGTAAAGAAACTATTTCTATTCGTCAACGTTTAAGCAATTAGGAATAAACTAAAACATCCAAAGAAGGTTACTTCACACCTGTTGATTCATAGGAGGGAGATACCACACGTTGCATACGATGGCCCAGCTTGTCATCATTCGAAGGATGTAGCTCACCATGTTGTACTTGGCACTGTTCCAGAAGGCATCTCCAAACTGAGGGTCGTACTGACAGAGGAAAGTAAATAAGGTGTGTCACCTTTCACAGGGGTATCTTAATACCCCTAAAGGAAAGATATTCTTATATGTGATACCTTGATTGCTACTGGGTATATTGTTCCACCAATTTCAAAACTTCCCTTCTTAAACATCATTACTGATGTATTATTGATGCAAGTTCCTAAAATAGAAGAATAGATCATAAGAATATAACACGTGTCATATTGGCCATAAAGACATaatcacacttaaaaaaacatacccTCTGGGAAGATTAGTATTGGCAACTTAGTCTTATCAGCAATATGGTCTTTTAACCTGTAAAAGCAACAATCGATGCTTCCAGTTAGTACTCCACTGATCTGATCAAAACACTTATATTCACtcaaattgtttaaatattttcaccTATTTGCAACCGTGTTGCGATCTTTCATCTCTGATCTCTCAAACCACACGTGGGGACAAGATCGCACCATTGACCTCTGGATGACCCCCATCAGCCCTCCATGAACCTGTCCCACCTGAAAATGAAGTTAGGTTAAAGACACAAGACACCTGCTATAAGCCCACAACTTCCACATGTCTGATATAGTCAACATGACTCACCATAGCATAACATCCATCGTTTGCCAAAATTACTATGTCAATGGGGGAGGTGTGGTTGGCAACACAGATACCTCCTTTTTGGGGCCGATTCTCTCTGTTGAGCATACCATAAAATACGAGAAACTTTGGTCATATGACTTTATTAGGGAGtgttgaaaagaaagaaaaaacagcaaGTGTGTGGGCATAGAGGTCAAGTGAGTTTGTGCCTAGATATAGAAAATCAGATCCCCTTTTGTAAGGGTAAAGATTGAGCGACTAGAATAGAGTTTGGAATAGAAGTcgaatcaaaagtaaaaaggcTCATTAATTgtcaaataaaaccaaacttatgtgtgtgtctgtgtgtgctcACAGGTCAAACATGGGTGAAGAGAAACCGTGAGCACCAGATGGGAACTAAAAACAGTGAGGAAAAGAGGGGACAGGAAAGACTGggataaaaaaaaaagcattggCTCACTTATTGTGATAGCGGATAGTGGCTGACAGGCCTCTGGCACATATTCTGTAGCACGTAATATGAACCAGATCACTAAGACTGTTCTTCACACTAAAAAGAGACACAGACCTGCTGTTAGGACATGGACTTAATATTCGATACAAatctcattattttgtttttgactCTTAAATTTATTTGATGAAGCACATTTGATATTTACTTGCTGTTAGGAAGGAATCCAACAAGTGTCGTTCCTATCACCAACCAGCTCAATCCGATAGCAGCCAAAGTGATCctgcaaaaacaataaaatgatagACTGGACTGGGCATttgtaagtcgcattggataaaagtgactgctaaatgactaaatgcatataaaaagaTACCGCAATATTTCCATAACAGTGAGATTTAGCCATAAATGAAGACTTTGGTCATATGATCATATGTTATAACAACAATAGGATTACATCAGTCTCACCTGAGAGGCAGCAAGATACAGTAGCGTATAAAAACTCCCAGGCCCCACATGATGGTCACCCGCACGCTGATGTAGCAGAAGTTGTTGTTGGTTCGCGTGAGAAGGTTCCAGGAAACCAGTTCCTCCGAAGTGAAGCGCTGAGTCACCTGATCCTCAACTATGTTCTCGATGCCTTTCTTCCAGAAATAGAAGACATCACACAGTGTAAAATCCACCCCTGCCAGAGATTTGGGATGGGACCGGCGCAGCTCCCCGATCTCCTCCTCCATAGAGCCATCATTCTTCTCGATGATCCCTGGGATAAAAATTTTAGATTTTCAAGTGAGTTATATACGTGAGAGAACGTCACATGGCAAACTGCGCAATCCGCGTGAAGTCTttggtttaatgtgttatgtAATTCTATGGTAAGATTTCCTTCCTCTTAACATGAGACAAGaacagtttttcacatttttttaactaagAAGATCTTAAAAAGCATTTGACAAGGCTGACATTTTTGATGGATGAGTTAGACAGGAAAGTGAAGGAAAAACCCAAGTGCTCATGGGAACTTCAGCACTTCGATACTGTTTACATGTCTTTTACCTCCTGTCCCCTACAGTCATGATATGATCACATACTTGTGAtgttcctcatttgtaagttgctttgaatagaTCTGTACCGAATAGCtaatgtaaatattgaaaatCAACCCAGGTAGCACCTCGTGAGAGAATGCCTAGAGCTGTAATATAGCAAAGAGTTCAAAGCTAAAATATTTGAGTTTTGATTTGTGTGACGTTTTTGGTCTTTAAAAAACCCACATACCTTTGTTTGTATTGAATTAAACAATTCATGACTAAACTACTATtctaaaatatgaacaaataataAAGAATGAGTAGATGTGTCCAAATGTTTGTCAAGGTAATTTTGGGGGGATTTGTTAGTGATCAGGGCTCTAATGAAATCCTCTGTCTTAAGCTGGGTAAAGTTCATTAATAGAATCAGCTGATGTTATGAAATCCGTCATTCGTTGCAATACCGTTTACAGTACATTTCAAAGACTGAAACAAGGCATGAAgccaataataaaataatttaaacacaatttacaTAAACATGAGGCTTTGCTAATCcacttttcttttcatttcatgttCTGTATGAATGCTAGCAAGATGATTCAGACACAAccatattaaattaattaaagcaCACTGAATTATAGTCTAATATCACAGAACATTTTCTTGGAACCAGTTGTCTATACTGTTGATATACTGTATGCAAAATATGTCTTGCTGCTCCATTTAGGAAGTAATCATGCATTGACAGATGCAATAATTTCACTCACCATTGGCTGACTGTGATGGCAATGTAGGCTGTTCGTTCTGCCCTCTTTGGATTCTGCGAGTGGCCCACTGCCCAcagaaaaagtttattttcaggTCACCCTTGACATAAAGCTTTATGCATACAGAGCTAAACTATTACGATAAGGTGCTGCTCAAAAAACAATACGATATTTTACTTAACTTAAATGAAAGAACTTTTTCCAGAAACTGCACGTAATATGTATAATATCAGATATGTAAAGGAGCACCAACTTCAAAAAGAAGATCTGCTTAAGAGCATTTACCTCCAGCGTTTTAACCAGCACCTTGATGTAAAGATCTGTGAACCCCAGGGACACACCAAACATTGCAGGTAACATGATGAGACCCACCACAATGGACAGCCACACCTGGAAGAGCACAGATGCAATATCCCAAGCACCCTCCATGTCTGTGCACCTCTGTCAGTCTATGGGACTAGTCTCTGGGCTCGGGCCATCTGGTTAAGTAGGTTGAGGgggaagaaaacaaaacagtggTGGTGAATATTTAAAAACTCTATTTCGTAATCAACATGTAACATGTTAGTACTGTGTCTGGATTTTTATGCTGTTCCCCATCTGTACACATTTAGTCTAGTTAAActgaaatgtaattatttaaatcaatttaaatcttcataaatgcattgaaaattgTGAGaacctttagatttttttatagtaacaaagtaaaaaaggGTAACATAGTTTATCTTTATTCTGGTAACACAGCTGTGCTACTGTAGCCGTGGTGTTTCAACGTAAAGGTCCCTTAAATGCAATGAACCCTTTAAATAGCGACACATGTGCTAGAATGTGGTCAAACCTGAATATGTTCTACTTAATATTGCacttaatgatttttgacaaacTTGTGAAGGGACTTCAAAACAATAAGCACACACTTTTTACACCCGAGGTCTCCGTTTGATTTTCCGTTATAAGAAACCGCTGTGCCATAACAATGTAACAACAGTATCACATGAGTGCTAAATCAACGACAAATAAACTCAGCACACACAAACCTGTACAACACTTGAACAACATTCGTTTCTGGATTCCAATCGCTTGAAGCTGATGTTACAATGTGTACTTTATCCGCAAATTTTGTCCGAAAAACTTTGTGTGCCTGGTGACAAAGTTCGTCCACATATGGTTATAAATGATGCAAAAGCGCCTCCTTGTGGTCAACATAATGGTGTCTTATTTCAAAATAGATTTAGTACATTATTTGCACGTTTTttgtagaaataaaatataacatctACTGCcattataaatgttgtttatacgATGACTTCAAGTCGTATTTAGACAAAACTCAcaactaattttatttaaatctatgACGAATGGACTACATTATACAATATAGCAAAACGTATCTAAGCTACAGATAATAAGATATTCTTTTGGGAAAACAAAACGGATACGTTTTTGTTACTTACGTGTGAACTGTAGGAAATAGATGTAACTGCTGCAGAAGTTCTCATTATTCCGCAACACAAGGTGGCAGCATAGGCAAGTGTTGCGCTGTTTTACTGCTGTCTCAAGAATAGCGAATAAATAAACGAAACGTTCAAGCGCAGAAAGTTTGTACATGTAGCTTAATAACTCCTCTAAATAGCTTTCACTTAAAATATGCAGTTGCGGTAACGTTAGTTAACACACCGTTTATCCCAAAAACATGGAGGGATACGACACAACTGTCCGAATATCGGGTTTCGTATTGAGTTCAATGATGTTTCATCATTTGAATAGTGATGCGGATGTGGTAAGTTGCCAAAGATTCTATTGTGACTAGATTAACCTGCTGACACTTGGCTGCGTTATATGTCAAACTAACATTAAATGgcattaaaaatgtttgatgAGCATATTTTATCTCTTAAGTTCTGTTATCATTTGTGATGTTTAAAGGAAGGTCTCGTCCTCGGAGAGAGTGTCGGAGAGGAGAACTGTAGAATCACAGACTCCCAGATTGATCAAATACAGGTTGAGCACACTATAAGTAAGTTTTATCGGTTTGATTTCTCCAGTCACTACAACCCAAAACACGCTAAATAGTCGATGTGACCATGACAACACCAGTGTCATAATGTTTAATGTCCATTCACGTTTTCAGACATTCAAAAACACATCCCTTGTCGTGAACTCCATAGGTAAGTGTTTTGTGTGTACGTTCGTTTTCCACACGTCTGTATAATCCAAGTATATATATaggtttttaatttataatagtGTTGTGTTATTCACTTATGCAACAATTCTCCTGGAAGTTTCTACAGTAATGTTGGCGTTGTGAGCGAGCAGAAAATTCGACAGATACTGTCCGATTACAAAGAGGTATTCACTTATTTTCAgtcagaaataaaatatgaatatcaaGATCTGGCTGCTCACTCCATTTATATGTGTCAAGGAGAATGTGATTGGCTGGTACAAACAACGACGGAACACGAGTCAGCAAATGACCTTCATGGAACAAGTGATTCATCAGAATATGAGAAAAAATCTGTCCAATCAGGAACTTGTTTTCTTATTGCTTACACCTTCTCAGGCAACAGTATCAGGCTCCACCCATCGCCTTGAGTTCTCAGCTTTCATATGGCACAGCAGGTGAGATTTACATtatgtcatttagcagacgcttttatccaaagcgacttacaggatTTGACCATCATCCCTGGAATAGGTTCACGAAAACTCTTGAAATAtgttgtgttcttgtttttcaaCAAATATTTATCGTCTCTGTATAGccagtatataaatataccgATCTTGGTAAGCAATCTGGGAAATCTTGAACAACAGGACTACTGGAGAGTATCCGCCATTTGTCCGTCTTTAGGACAGAGCCAAGCTGTTAATCAACACAGGTACATAAAAGCTGAACCATACTTTAATCAtcataaaatatgcatatattaatatataacctgtaaacTGGTTATTTTCTGGGCTGCTAATTCATGTTTCTGTCTGTGTCAGGACCAATTTTTTCTG encodes:
- the gpat3 gene encoding glycerol-3-phosphate acyltransferase 3 gives rise to the protein MEGAWDIASVLFQVWLSIVVGLIMLPAMFGVSLGFTDLYIKVLVKTLEWATRRIQRGQNEQPTLPSQSANGIIEKNDGSMEEEIGELRRSHPKSLAGVDFTLCDVFYFWKKGIENIVEDQVTQRFTSEELVSWNLLTRTNNNFCYISVRVTIMWGLGVFIRYCILLPLRITLAAIGLSWLVIGTTLVGFLPNSNVKNSLSDLVHITCYRICARGLSATIRYHNKENRPQKGGICVANHTSPIDIVILANDGCYAMVGQVHGGLMGVIQRSMVRSCPHVWFERSEMKDRNTVANRLKDHIADKTKLPILIFPEGTCINNTSVMMFKKGSFEIGGTIYPVAIKYDPQFGDAFWNSAKYNMVSYILRMMTSWAIVCNVWYLPPMNQQNGEDAVQFANRVKSAIANQGGLVDLSWDGGLKRAKVKESYKEEQQKMYSSMIVGTDCHENSVGPT
- the abraxas1 gene encoding BRCA1-A complex subunit Abraxas 1 isoform X1, with the protein product MEGYDTTVRISGFVLSSMMFHHLNSDADVEGLVLGESVGEENCRITDSQIDQIQVEHTINIQKHIPCRELHSFYSNVGVVSEQKIRQILSDYKEENVIGWYKQRRNTSQQMTFMEQVIHQNMRKNLSNQELVFLLLTPSQATVSGSTHRLEFSAFIWHSSQYINIPILVSNLGNLEQQDYWRVSAICPSLGQSQAVNQHRTNFFCSGDDLKEVRNVSDMNDALLAEMQNMCKEVEKSERAVEKLQADITQLKEALRNQKKHSKKNETQECASPDEPKENILLCSALRTLFPDAPSLRTQTLTVQGFPVLELCCNTDHHVDIPTKLPLILENQHNKRNVDRAPRLRKKCLAAGFSQRLKRKRKTNDANESTSESGSDTEIEMNGQSRSNSPIF
- the abraxas1 gene encoding BRCA1-A complex subunit Abraxas 1 isoform X2 produces the protein MEGYDTTVRISGFVLSSMMFHHLNSDADVEGLVLGESVGEENCRITDSQIDQIQVEHTINIQKHIPCRELHSFYSNVGVVSEQKIRQILSDYKEENVIGWYKQRRNTSQQMTFMEQVIHQNMRKNLSNQELVFLLLTPSQATVSGSTHRLEFSAFIWHSSQYINIPILVSNLGNLEQQDYWRVSAICPSLGQSQAVNQHRTNFFCSGDDLKEVRNVSDMNDALLAEMQNMCKEVEKSERAVEKLQADITQLKEALRNQKKHSKKNEKNQHNKRNVDRAPRLRKKCLAAGFSQRLKRKRKTNDANESTSESGSDTEIEMNGQSRSNSPIF